The sequence below is a genomic window from Nocardioides oleivorans.
CGAGTGGGCCAGCGCCGAGAAGCGGAACGGTCCGAAGAGCGTCGATCTGCCCGACATCGTCGAAATGCTCATCGCCACCGGCATGCGCATCGGCGAACTGCTCGCCCTTCGATGGTCCGACATCGAGCTGACGCCGCCGCCCGAACGGCGGGACCACGAGGGGTGGTTCCCGTGGCTGATGGTGAACGGCCAGATCACCTCGAAAGGCAAGCGGGTCGACTACGGCAAGACCCACGCCGCGATCCGTCCCATCGCGCTCCCGGACTGGGCTGCGGCGCTGCTACGCCGGCGCAAGGTTGCGCAGACACCCAACGACCTCGACGCGGTGTTCATCACCCGCAACGGCACCTGGCACTTCCCCACCATCGTCCAGGGTCGGCTGCGCCACATTCGCCTACTCGATGACTACGCCGACCTTGCCGCGCTCCAGGATGTCTCGCCCCACTCCTTCCGCCGAACCGTGGCAACCGAGATCGACGAGGTCTACGACGCCGAGGCCGCAATGAACCAGCTGGGCCACACTTCCAAGGCGGTCACAGAGCGGCACTACATCAACCGACGGCTCGTCGTGCCCGACTACCGGGCCGCCACCGACCGCCTTGCTCCCGGCCCCGAGACGAGCGATGGGCCGACTCCCGGGCTCTGAGAGGCCTTCGGCGGACCGAAGTGGCTCTCCGGTCCGTAGACGCGCCCTGAGCCGTCTACGGACCGTTCTGCGCGTCCCCAGCCCATCACGACGGCCAGTCACGGCGGCGCGATCGAGGCCTCAGAAGCCGAGCCGCGATCTCAAAGTGAGCCCAAAGTGAGCCTTAAGGCCGGTTTTGCGAGGTCAACCCTGACAGCCCGGATCGCATCACCGCAGGTCAGAGCCGGTTTTCGTCAGCAGGGCCACGCACTCGACGTGGTGCGTCATCGGGAACAGGTCGAACGCCCGGATGGCGGTGAGCTCGTAGCCGTGCTCGGCGAAGATCGCCACGTCGCGGCCGAGCGCGGCGGGGTCGCAGGCGACGTACGCCACCGCGCGGGGGCGGCGGTCGACGACCTGCTCGACGACGGCGCGCTTGGCTCCCTCGCGCGGCGGGTCGAGGACGACGAGGTCGAACGGCTCGTCGTACCCCTCGCGCAGCACCTGGTCGGTCGGACCGCACTCCACGACCGCGGGCTTCAGCGCGGCGAGGTTGCCGCGCGCGTGCTGACAGGCCGTGCGATCGGCCTCGACGGCGACGACACGGGCGCCGGTGGCCGCACCGACGAAGCGGGCGAAGAGCCCGACGCCGGCGTAGAGGTCGAGCGCACGCTCCCCCGGCGCCGGTGCGAGCAGGTCCAGCACCGTCTCGACCAGGACCCGCGGAGCCTCGGGGTGCACCTGCCAGAAGCCGTCGCCGGCGACCGTGAACGGGTACGTCGACCCTGCCGCCGTGACCTCGTGGGTGACCGGGTCTCGTGACGGGCGCTGGGCGCCCTCCTCGACCAGCGACTCGCGGGGGCCGGCGCCGTCGGCGGCGATCAGGCAGTCGTCGACCGGGACGAGCGTGTGGGACCGGTGTGCGCGCATCGCGGGACGTCCGTCCGGGAGCGCGGCGTAGCGCTGGCGGGTGCGCCAGCGCAGGCCGTCGTCGGGGCGGCCGGGCACCGGCACGGCCGCGACGTGCAGCCCGTCGACGAGCGGCGAGGCTGCGTCGAGGCGTCCGAGCCGGACCAGCTGCTCGCGCACGACGGACGTCTTGAGGTCGCGCTGCGCGGGCACGGCGACGTGCTGGAAGTCGCAGCCGCCGCACAGCCCCGGGCCCGACAGCGGACAGGGCGGCACGACCCGGTCGGGCGAGGACGTGAGCACCTCGACGGCGTCGCCACGCCAGAACCGGTCACCCTCGGTGCCCTCGGTGATCTCGAGGACGACCCGTTCGCCGGGCAGCGCGTGGCGCACGAACACCACCCGCGCCTCCGGCTCCGGCAGTCGTACGACGCAGTGGCCGCCGTGCGCGACCAGACCGACCTCGGCCTCGAAGCGCTCACCGACGCGGGAGCGCCCCCGGGCCCGGCGCGGGCGGTTGGTGCGGCTCACGAGTCACCGGGACGGCGGGTCCCGCGCGAGGACGCCCGCCCACGACGCAGGTCGCCGGCCAGGACCCGGCCCTCGTTGGCCTTCTCCCGCTCCTGGGCGGCCTGCGACGAGCGCAGCTGGTAGGGCACGGAGATGACCATGACGCCGGGCGTGAAGAGCAGCCGGCCCTTGAGCCGCAGCGCGGTCTGGTTGTGCAGCAGCTGCTCCCACCAGCGGCCGACGACGTACTCCGGGATGTAGACCGCGACGACACCACGGGGGTTCGCGTTGCGGATCTCCTGGGTGTACTCCACGATCGGCCGCACGACCTCGCGGTAGGGCGAGTGCAGGACCTTGAGCGGGATGTCGAGGTGCCGGTCGTCCCACTCCTCCAGCAGCCGGTTGGTCGCCTTGGCGTCGATGCTGACGTAGATCGCCTCGAGGACGTTGGGGCGCGTGGCCCGGGCGAAGGCGAGGGCGCGCAGCGTCGGCTTGTGCAGCTTGGACGCCAGCACGATCGCGTGGACGCGGGTCGGCATGACCTTGTCCTGCTCGTCGGCGGCGAGCTCGAGCTCGACCCGGGCGTAGTGGCGACCGATCGCCTTCATCAGGACGAAGAAGAACACCATCGCCAGGATCGTGATCCAGGCGCCGTGGAGGAACTTGGTGATCAGCACGATGACCAGGACCACGGCGGTCATGCCGAGGCCGAAGGTGTTGATCGCGCGCGAGCGCAGCATCCGGCGTCGGGCGGCGGGGTCCTTCTCGGTCCGCAGGTGGCGCGTCCAGTGGCGGATCATGCCGAGCTGGCTCAGGTTGAACGAGACGAAGACACCGACGATGTAGAGCTGGATCAGCTTGGTGGTCTCGGCGTCGAAGATCCAGATCAGCAGGATCGACATCGCGGCGAGGAAGACGATGCCGTTGCTGTAGGCCAGGCGGTCGCCGCGCGAGCCGAGTGACCTCGGCGCGAGGCCGTCCTGGGCGAGGATCGAGCCGAGCACCGGGAAGCCGTTGAAGGCCGTGTTGGCGGCCAGCACGAGGATGATGCCGGTCACCGTGAGGACGAAGTAGAAGCCCGGCGAGAAGTGGTCGAAGACCCCCGCGGCGATCTGGGCGATCACCGGGTGCTGCTCGTAGCTGTCCGGCACGGCCCCGCCCGCCGCCGTACGCAGGCGGTCGAGCTCGTGCGGGTCGACGTAGCGGATCGCCATCTGCTTGGCCAGGACGATCACGCTCATCATCATCGTGATCGCGATCAGGCCGAGCAGGAGGAGCGTCGTGGCGGCGTTGCGGCTCTTGGGCTTGCGGAACGCGGGCACGCCGTTGGAGATCGCCTCGACACCGGTCAGGGCGGCGCAGCCGGACGAGAACGCGCGGGCGAGCAGGAACATCAGCCCGACCTGGGTCAGCGGCTCCTCCCAGCCGGGCTGCGGCTGGATGACGAGGTCGGCGCTCTCGGCCTGCGGCAGGTCCCCGGCCAGCAGGCGCAGCAGGCCGTAGGCGCACATCCCGAGGATGGCGAACATGAAGAGGTACGTCGGGACCGCGAAGAACGAGCCGGACTCGCGCACCCCGCGCAGGTTCACCGCGGTGAGCAGGACCACCGCGACGATCGCCACCGTCGCCTCGTGCCCGATCAACGGGTTGATCGCGCCGGCGGCGTACTGGGCGGCGGACGAGATCGACACCGCGACGGTGAGGACGTAGTCGACCAGGAGCGCGCTCGCGACGGTGACGCCGGCGTTGCGGCCGAGGTTGACCGTGGCGACCTCGTAGTCGCCACCGCCCGACGGGTAGGCGTGCACGGTCTGGCGATAGCTCGCCACGACCGTGAGCATCACGAGGGCGACGACGATGCCGATCTTCCAGGACCAGACGTAGCTCGAGGCCCCGGCCACGGCCAGCATGATGAAGATCTCGTCCGGCGCGTAGGCCACCGACGACAACGCGTCGCTGGCGAACACCGGGAGGGCGATCCGCTTGGGCAGAAGGGTCTCGCCGAGCTGGCTGCTGCGGAGCTTGCGCCCCAGCAGGATCCTCTTCGAGACGTCGCCGACACTCACAGGCGGGAAGCCTAGACCCGGCCACGCCATATTCCACGCTGGGATACGGTTCTGGAGTGCACGTCGTGATCATGGGTTGTGGCCGCGTCGGTTCGACGCTTGCCCGCAGCCTCGAGGACCGCAACCACACCGTGTCGATCATCGACAGCGAGCCCGACTCGTTCCGTCGCCTGGGACCAGAGTTCAACGGCGACAAGATCACCGGCTACGGCTTCGACCAGCAGGTGCTGGAGAAGGCCGGGATCCGGCGGGCCGACGCCTTCGCCGCGGTGTCGAGCGGTGACAACTCCAACATCATCGCGGCGCGCGTCGCGCGCGAGACGTTCGGCCTCCAGCAGGTCGTCGCCCGCATCTACGACCCCGGTCGCGCCGAGGTCTACCAGCGCCTCGGCATCACCACCGTCGCGACGGTCAAGTGGACCTCCGACCAGATCCTGCGGCGCATCCTGCCTGCGGGCGCCGAGCCGGACTTCCGCGACCCGTCCGGCACCATCCGGGTCGACCACGTGCCGATCCCGGAGGCCTGGATCGGCAACCGCACGGTCGAGTTCCAGATGCAGTCGCGCTGCCGGATCGCGTGGATCGACCGGCTCGGGGAGGGCATGCTGCCGACCCGCGAGAGCGTGCTCCAGGAGGGCGACATGCTGCACCTGGTGATGCGTGAGGAGCACGCCGCCCACGCCTACGCCGTGCTCGAGGCCGGCCCCGAAGCCGACTGAACACCCTTCCCCGAACTGAGCCAGGAGCACTGCAGACATGCGCGTCGCCATCGCCGGAGCCGGAGCCGTGGGTCGTTCGATCGCCCGCGAGCTGATCGAGAACGGCCACCAGGTCCTGCTCATCGACAAGAGCCCGTCGTCGATCCGTCCCGAGCGCGTCCCGAACGCCGAGTGGCTGCTCGCGGACTCGTGCGAGCTCTCCTCGCTCGCCGAGGCCCAGCTCGGGAAGTGCGACGTGGTGATCGCCGCGACCGGTGACGACAAGGCCAACCTGGTGACGTCGCTGCTCGCGAAGACCGAGTTCGGGGTGCCCCGAACCGTCGGCCGGGTCAACCACCCGAACAACGAGTGGCTCTTCACCGAGGCCTGGGGCGTCGACGTCAACGTCTCGACCCCGCGCATCATGTCGGCACTGGTCGAGGAGGCCGTCTCCATCGGCGACCTCGTCCGGCTGTTCACCTTCCGCCAGGGCAACGCCAACCTGGTCGAGATCACGCTGTCGCCCGACTCCCCCTACGTCGGTACGCCGGCCGGGCTGGTGCCGTTCCCGGAGAACTGCGCCCTGGTCACGATCCTGCGCGACGGGCAGGTCTACACGCCCGAGGCCGAGCAGCCGCTCGAGTCGGGTGACGAGCTGCTCTTCGTGGTGCCGGCCGAGGTCGAGTCCGCCCTCGAGCACCTGCTCTCGCCCGGGCACCACCCGGGCTGAGTCAGGCCGGGGCGGCGTCCGGTTCGACCGGCGTCCGGTTGCGCGACAGCAGCCACACCATCGCGCCCAGTGCCGCGAGCTGGAGCGGCCAGCCGAGCACGATCTTGAGCACGCCGAGCGCGGCCACGGCCGTGTCGGGGTCCATCCCGCCGTTCCCGCCGGCGATCCAGATCGGCGCCTGGATCGCGACGCGGAGGATGCAGGGCGCCACGAGCAGCCAGGTGAGGCGGCTGCAGAGCCTCACGACCTGCTTGTCGGAGTGCCAGGCCGTCGGGTCGCCGGTGATGCTGCCGACCATGAAGCCCACCAGCGGCCAGCCGATGAGGCACGTGAACGCCAGCACGACGGCGTACCCGCCGTTGTAGAGCAGGCCGGGCAGGAAGTAGGCGAGCGCCTGCTCCTGCTCCGATCCCCCGGACGCAGCGGACCGGTGCACGAAGTACCAGCCGATCCCGATGCCGAAGAGCGCATTGAGGACGAACTGGACGGTCGAGCGCTGGACGAGCCGGATCGCGAGGAGGACCAGGGCGGCGCCGATGCTGACGTAGAGCGCGAGCTGCAGGTCGCGCATCGACAGCCAGGTCGCGGTGAAGAGGATCGTCGGCACGGCCGCCTCGGCCATGCCGCGCCGCCCGCCGAGCGCCTTGGAGAGCTGCTGGCGCACGGCCGCCTCGACCGACTCGGTGCTGGTCACGGCCTGCTGCCCGGTCTGCTGCCCGGTCTGCTGCCCCGTCGCGTCGGCCTGCGCCGCCTCGTCGGTCACGGGCGCAGCTCGTAGCGCGGGTTGAACATCAGGGGTACGTCGCCCTGCCGTCCGATGCAGCCGGTGACCGTGACGTTGCGGCCGGGGTCGACGCCGGTGATGCGCCGGCGGCCGAGCCACACGACGGTGATCTTGCCGGAACCGTCGTCGAGCTCGGCCTCGAGGGCCGGGACCCCACCACGCGGGCGGAGCGTGACGGTGCGCAGGACTCCGCTGACCGTGACCAGCTCGCGCTCGGGGGCGTCGGCGATCGCCAGCGTCTCCCCCTCGATGAACCGGTGGGACTCACGCAGGTCGCGCTGGTTCTGGTCGGAGCTGTCGGCCCACTTGGACAGTGCCTGGCGCAGGCGGCTCTTCTCGGCCACGGGGGTCACCTCACCCGGCGGGCGTCGTCCGGCAGGCGCACGGGCAGGGGCTCGCCGACCGGCATCGCGCCTTCGCCACGGCGTACGACGACCTGCGCGAGCGCGTCCTCCCACTCGGTCGTCTGCTCCGGCTCGAGTGCCGGGCGGCCGAGGAACGAGGCGCGCAGCATCCAGCGGTCACCGTTGATGCCGAGGATCCGGGACGGCTGCACCGCCTCGGTGCCGTCGGGTCGCTTGACCGGCATCTGGCAGACCAGCTCGGTGCCCCATCGGCCCTCGCGCTCGGTGGCCTGGCCGCCTCGGCGGACCATGTCCTCGGCGATCTGCGGGCGCACGTCCGACCAGAGGTCGCCGTTGCGCGGGGCGGCGAACGCCTGGAACTCGAGGGCCCCGTCGGAGCCGGCGAGCATCACCGAGCGGACCTGCCCGCTCTGCTCGTCGACCTGGAGGCGCAGCTCGCGGTCGGCGATCGCGGGGACGAGCACGGAGCCGAGGTCGGCCCGGTCGATGCCGTCGTCCTCGACCTGGGAGAAGTCGAAGGGTCCCGTGGCGGGGTCGGCGGGCTCGACGCTCGTGGCGGCTGCCTCGTCGGTCGGGCTGGCGTCTGCCTTGCGGCGGAACTTCACGTGAGCATCTCCTTGTCAGCGAACCGGGTCATGGGCGCGAACCGGTACCCGTAGAACCGTAGCCCCCGGCACCGCGAACGGACTCCGGCAGCACCCCCACCTCGACGAACCGGGCACGCTCGAAGCGCTGGACGACGAGCTGGGCGATCCGGTCGCCCCGCTTGAGGTCGACGGCCTCCGCCGGGTCGTGGTTGATGAGCATCACCTTGATCTCGCCGCGGTAGCCGGCGTCGACCGTGCCCGGGGTGTTGACGATGGACAGGCCGTGACGGGCGGCGAGGCCCGATCGCGGGTGCACGAGGGCGACGTACCCGTCCGGCAGCGCGATCGAGAGGCCCGTCGGCACGAGTGCCCGCTCGCCGGGCGCGAGGGTGAGGTCGACCGTCGTGTGCAGGTCGGCGCCCGCGTCGCCCGGGTGGGCGTACGACGGCAAGGGGAGGTCGGGGTCGAGGCGGACGACGGCGATGTCGAGGTCGTGGTCGGGCACGAGGACTGAATCTATAGGCTCTGCGCCGTGGACTACGCCGAACGCCTCTCCGTTCCGCTGCGCTGGTGGGTGCAGGGATCGATGATGGTGGCGTCCGTCTGGCTGGCCGTCCTCGTCGCGACGCCCGACAACGAGGTCATCGCCTGGCTCGTGACCGCGCTGGCGTTCGCGGTGATGGTCGTGCTGTTCGTGAGGTACGGCGGCGTCCGGGTGTCCGTCGACCGCTCCACCTTCCACGCGGGACGGGCGCACATCGCGCTCGAGCACGTCGGTTCCGTGACGGCCCTCGACGCGGAGGGTGTACGTCGGCAGGCCGGCGTGGACGCCGACGCCCGGGCGTACCTCCTGCTGCGCCCCTACCTCAAGCGCGGCGTGAAGGTCGAGATCACCGACCCGGCCGACCCGGCGCCGTACTGGCTGGTCAGCTGCCGCCGCCCCGACCTCGTCGTCTCAGCCCTAGAGGCGGCGCGGACGCGCTGACGCGCTGGGTAGGGTGGCTACATGGCCAAGAAGAGCTCCGCGGAGTCGAACAGCAAGATGTACTCGGTGTTGTCGCTGGTCGCCGCCCTCGGCGCAGCAACCGTGGTCAAGAAGGCCCTGAACACCTCGTGGCGTGCCGCGACGGGCAAGAACCCGCCGGCCAACCCCGCCGACCCCGACGTCAGCATCGGCGAGGCCGTCATGTGGGCGACCCTCAGCGGCACCCTGATCGGCGTCGCCCGGATGCTGGCCACCCGCCGCGCCGCGCACTACTACGCCCGCTCCACCGGCCACCTCCCCGGCCAGCTGAAGAAGGACGGCCAGGACGCCTCGAGGGCGCCCGCTCACACCTGAGCGCCCTGCGGCTCCACGCCCACCGCTCTGTCCGGGGACCCGGTCCCCGCACGGCTGGTTCTCGTCCGCTTGCCGATGAGTCTCTGAGCGACTCAAGGCCGAAGTTCGCCGTCGCCCCCGCACACGCCGCCCGCCACTTGCCGATGAGTCTCTGACCGACTCATCGGCAAGCGCGC
It includes:
- a CDS encoding tyrosine-type recombinase/integrase — its product is MARQKLMVGTYGEISCFKLKSGTWHARARCCDVDGVVRQYRKNGETKNKARANLKAFFVEHTGTFGDGALAPDNTVQDLLDLWFEKMEKAEGGPSAETLGYYRSHVRWVLDRDKTEQPLGAYQLRHVRPVIIQAALDSAGVSPDLRKRIRSVLVRAFNMAIFHEAINGNPATAVPSVPVPRNKKKPVPVKDLDAVRVAIREWASAEKRNGPKSVDLPDIVEMLIATGMRIGELLALRWSDIELTPPPERRDHEGWFPWLMVNGQITSKGKRVDYGKTHAAIRPIALPDWAAALLRRRKVAQTPNDLDAVFITRNGTWHFPTIVQGRLRHIRLLDDYADLAALQDVSPHSFRRTVATEIDEVYDAEAAMNQLGHTSKAVTERHYINRRLVVPDYRAATDRLAPGPETSDGPTPGL
- a CDS encoding class I SAM-dependent RNA methyltransferase — its product is MSRTNRPRRARGRSRVGERFEAEVGLVAHGGHCVVRLPEPEARVVFVRHALPGERVVLEITEGTEGDRFWRGDAVEVLTSSPDRVVPPCPLSGPGLCGGCDFQHVAVPAQRDLKTSVVREQLVRLGRLDAASPLVDGLHVAAVPVPGRPDDGLRWRTRQRYAALPDGRPAMRAHRSHTLVPVDDCLIAADGAGPRESLVEEGAQRPSRDPVTHEVTAAGSTYPFTVAGDGFWQVHPEAPRVLVETVLDLLAPAPGERALDLYAGVGLFARFVGAATGARVVAVEADRTACQHARGNLAALKPAVVECGPTDQVLREGYDEPFDLVVLDPPREGAKRAVVEQVVDRRPRAVAYVACDPAALGRDVAIFAEHGYELTAIRAFDLFPMTHHVECVALLTKTGSDLR
- a CDS encoding APC family permease, with translation MSVGDVSKRILLGRKLRSSQLGETLLPKRIALPVFASDALSSVAYAPDEIFIMLAVAGASSYVWSWKIGIVVALVMLTVVASYRQTVHAYPSGGGDYEVATVNLGRNAGVTVASALLVDYVLTVAVSISSAAQYAAGAINPLIGHEATVAIVAVVLLTAVNLRGVRESGSFFAVPTYLFMFAILGMCAYGLLRLLAGDLPQAESADLVIQPQPGWEEPLTQVGLMFLLARAFSSGCAALTGVEAISNGVPAFRKPKSRNAATTLLLLGLIAITMMMSVIVLAKQMAIRYVDPHELDRLRTAAGGAVPDSYEQHPVIAQIAAGVFDHFSPGFYFVLTVTGIILVLAANTAFNGFPVLGSILAQDGLAPRSLGSRGDRLAYSNGIVFLAAMSILLIWIFDAETTKLIQLYIVGVFVSFNLSQLGMIRHWTRHLRTEKDPAARRRMLRSRAINTFGLGMTAVVLVIVLITKFLHGAWITILAMVFFFVLMKAIGRHYARVELELAADEQDKVMPTRVHAIVLASKLHKPTLRALAFARATRPNVLEAIYVSIDAKATNRLLEEWDDRHLDIPLKVLHSPYREVVRPIVEYTQEIRNANPRGVVAVYIPEYVVGRWWEQLLHNQTALRLKGRLLFTPGVMVISVPYQLRSSQAAQEREKANEGRVLAGDLRRGRASSRGTRRPGDS
- a CDS encoding potassium channel family protein yields the protein MHVVIMGCGRVGSTLARSLEDRNHTVSIIDSEPDSFRRLGPEFNGDKITGYGFDQQVLEKAGIRRADAFAAVSSGDNSNIIAARVARETFGLQQVVARIYDPGRAEVYQRLGITTVATVKWTSDQILRRILPAGAEPDFRDPSGTIRVDHVPIPEAWIGNRTVEFQMQSRCRIAWIDRLGEGMLPTRESVLQEGDMLHLVMREEHAAHAYAVLEAGPEAD
- a CDS encoding potassium channel family protein, which translates into the protein MRVAIAGAGAVGRSIARELIENGHQVLLIDKSPSSIRPERVPNAEWLLADSCELSSLAEAQLGKCDVVIAATGDDKANLVTSLLAKTEFGVPRTVGRVNHPNNEWLFTEAWGVDVNVSTPRIMSALVEEAVSIGDLVRLFTFRQGNANLVEITLSPDSPYVGTPAGLVPFPENCALVTILRDGQVYTPEAEQPLESGDELLFVVPAEVESALEHLLSPGHHPG
- a CDS encoding DUF3159 domain-containing protein, encoding MTDEAAQADATGQQTGQQTGQQAVTSTESVEAAVRQQLSKALGGRRGMAEAAVPTILFTATWLSMRDLQLALYVSIGAALVLLAIRLVQRSTVQFVLNALFGIGIGWYFVHRSAASGGSEQEQALAYFLPGLLYNGGYAVVLAFTCLIGWPLVGFMVGSITGDPTAWHSDKQVVRLCSRLTWLLVAPCILRVAIQAPIWIAGGNGGMDPDTAVAALGVLKIVLGWPLQLAALGAMVWLLSRNRTPVEPDAAPA
- a CDS encoding OB-fold nucleic acid binding domain-containing protein, with the translated sequence MAEKSRLRQALSKWADSSDQNQRDLRESHRFIEGETLAIADAPERELVTVSGVLRTVTLRPRGGVPALEAELDDGSGKITVVWLGRRRITGVDPGRNVTVTGCIGRQGDVPLMFNPRYELRP
- a CDS encoding DUF3710 domain-containing protein, with amino-acid sequence MKFRRKADASPTDEAAATSVEPADPATGPFDFSQVEDDGIDRADLGSVLVPAIADRELRLQVDEQSGQVRSVMLAGSDGALEFQAFAAPRNGDLWSDVRPQIAEDMVRRGGQATEREGRWGTELVCQMPVKRPDGTEAVQPSRILGINGDRWMLRASFLGRPALEPEQTTEWEDALAQVVVRRGEGAMPVGEPLPVRLPDDARRVR
- the dut gene encoding dUTP diphosphatase, producing MPDHDLDIAVVRLDPDLPLPSYAHPGDAGADLHTTVDLTLAPGERALVPTGLSIALPDGYVALVHPRSGLAARHGLSIVNTPGTVDAGYRGEIKVMLINHDPAEAVDLKRGDRIAQLVVQRFERARFVEVGVLPESVRGAGGYGSTGTGSRP
- a CDS encoding DUF3093 domain-containing protein is translated as MDYAERLSVPLRWWVQGSMMVASVWLAVLVATPDNEVIAWLVTALAFAVMVVLFVRYGGVRVSVDRSTFHAGRAHIALEHVGSVTALDAEGVRRQAGVDADARAYLLLRPYLKRGVKVEITDPADPAPYWLVSCRRPDLVVSALEAARTR
- a CDS encoding DUF4235 domain-containing protein, coding for MAKKSSAESNSKMYSVLSLVAALGAATVVKKALNTSWRAATGKNPPANPADPDVSIGEAVMWATLSGTLIGVARMLATRRAAHYYARSTGHLPGQLKKDGQDASRAPAHT